Proteins encoded by one window of Esox lucius isolate fEsoLuc1 chromosome 4, fEsoLuc1.pri, whole genome shotgun sequence:
- the LOC105026270 gene encoding ankyrin repeat domain-containing protein 17-like isoform X6, which translates to MQDAVAGTAMLTDGFEDEIDSVTPRTPAVGMGVGATPGVGLGGIGIGVGKKVRLFGDPGGPTTDRLDFKLAAAAVLSSGPGSNSDEDEVSEVESFILDQEDLENPIMKTASELLLSSATDGVDLRTVDPETQARLEALLEAAGIGKLSTADGKAFADPEVLRRLTSSVSCALDEAAAALTRMRAENTLNAGQADNRSLAEACSDGDVNAVRKLLDEGRSVNEHTEEGESLLCLACSAGYYELAQVLLAMHANVEDRGIKGDITPLMAAASGGYVDIVKLLLVHGADVNAQSSTGNTALTYACAGGFVDVVKVLLKEGANIEDHNENGHTPLMEAASAGHVEVARVLLEYGAGINTHSNEFKESALTLACYKGHLDMVRFLLEAGADQEHKTDEMHTALMEACMSQDGHVEVARLLLDSGAQVNMPADSFESPLTLAACGGHVELAALLIERGANLEEVNDEGYTPLMEAAREGHEEMVALLLAQGANINAQTEETQETALTLACCGGFLEVADFLIKAGADIELGCSTPLMEAAQEGHLELVKYLLAAGANVHATTATGDTALTYACENGHTDVADVLLQTGADLEHESEGGRTPLMKAARAGHLCTVQFLISKGANVNRATANNDHTVVSLACAGGHLAVVELLLAHGADPTHRLKDGSTMLIEAAKGGHTNVVSYLLDYPNNILSVPAPDLSQLTPPSQDPSQVPRVPFQALAMVVPPQEPDRAPSNITTPPPPVSSKGSSKQRQAALPPSPSSPGGVRAGPGLGETETLPPFHLCQPLECIVEETEGKLNELGQRISAIEKAQLQSLELIQGEPLTKDKIEELKKSREEQVQKKKKILKELQKVERQLQLKTQQQFTKEYLEAKGLKEEHEGGQGPGPGLGGANATPSRALTAPSGVNTHTLLGSDARSDEEGNREEEEEPAGEEEDDEEDEDDEDEDDDEDEDDDEDEVEGEEEDYAKLPQVDTILKLEGQPPSASPQTLSSPHNHPPPPPLQTAFVPIQPLPDYSTVPVVYPLPGSSSPELQRLLVGQQMLGQGQGQGLGPGMVGQPAPDGLMVATPAQTLTDTLDDIMAAAVSSRVPMLNTRSSPTPLSDPLSHSPSNMSSPPSVLPLYPSVDIDAHTESNHDTALTLACAGGHEELVSVLIARGANIEHRDKKGFTPLILAATAGHVGVVEVLLDKGGDIEAQSERTKDTPLSLACSGGRQEVVELLLLRGANKEHRNVSDYTPLSLAASGGYVNIIKILLNAGAEINSSSPSVPPSRTGSKLGISPLMLAAMNGHVPAVKLLLDMGSDINAQIETNRNTALTLACFQGRAEVVSLLLDRKANVEHRAKTGLTPLMEAASGGYAEVGRVLLDKGADVNAPPVPSSRDTALTIAADKGHYKFCELLINRGAHIDVRNKKGNTPLWLATNGGHFDVVQLLVQAGADVDAADNRKITPLMAAFRKGHVKVVQYLVKEVNQFPSDIECMRYIATIADKELLKKCHQCMETIVKAKDQQAAEANKNASILLKELDLEKSREESKKQALAAKREKRKEKRKKKKEEQKRKQEEEEEQEQKTEEEEDSEMQEQKEDDDSADEADPPIDPPSATTTTTIGIPATSATFSSAFGKKRASVAPTPSANRKSKKNKTKESSPSEPIILQDPQQVVLAQHKADKNKIQGEPRGGGGGVMGGASDSDPLDSTDCASESSSGGKSQELNFLPDLPSSSSSYSSSSSSSSSSSAPSHSLQPGPEKRHCPQLHPGHQVTVSISKPTQKAPDISELTPSSSLPSPFKNMSLPITSPNSKSLTSPKRGQKREEGWKEVVRRSKKLSVPASVVSRIMGRGGCNITAIQDVTGAHIDVDKQKDKNGERMITIRGGTESTRHAVQLINSLIQDPAKELEDLIPRNHIRAPGSKTSSAPFPSSAGVNSNPAVGAKALASLVTTSGVSFPSSSSSQAGGKTGKGLSSGVRQPFPVSLPLAYAHPQLALLAAQTMHQIRHPRLPMAQFGGTFSPAPSTWGPFPVRPVSPGSANGSPKHSGGSGGSQARSNTSGHNEAGNTSTTASASVSNSYTATGSPHAPNSLPGAPTPSSVRKQLFTSEPKHAGANSVSVVTAAAVSSSSHTVRGTGSPAHQHTGLTSTNAPNILVQPQMAPIAQPPKSPPKSPPSAPSAPPAKEKLPPSLTQEAQPVSDGVSSGCFSAPSMTQTTKPEPRQQQQHQPPPPQTSCSEPPPPLVPSQPSSHLPPSSSAPSHTHPSSTVPHFSAPAPRVSHRMQPPTGPYYQHADHQQQQFISHNTQQQQPKQSPHPAQAPSMLPQSSMGLMNGSQMQQAHGGAKPQPMPPNFGPAALFNHFSSMFDNNNQPGNNQVWGACHLPARSPSEQQYSSPQAYMGMGQMDGMMAPPPPDGSKAPGYRSASQRMVNSPIALTSYATSMSGSQVYLHGPAAVGTPSFSRQHFSPHPWSAATSGESQAVPPPSTVSSSDPSAPTPHQAKQGQSQGSSQQDRKVPPPIGTERLARIRQTTVNPPLLQTSYTAPVGQGGIWSFGVGSASEAMSGWSQPLMGNPMIHPGLQADQNFSQHQPMEQDDTGISNPANNYHQQHINHPSNYMDFPKGMPMSMYGGTMLPPHPPMGEGPGGPMFNGLHTADPAWSPIIKVVPNNTDNTDPQQVWPGTWAPHVHLNHVN; encoded by the exons GTTGAGTCATTTATCTTGGACCAGGAAGACTTGGAAAACCCCATCATGAAGACTGCCTCAGAGCTACTACTTTCCAGTGCCACAGACGGAGTGGACCTCCGCACTGtagacccagaaacacaggcCCGTCTCGAGGCATTGCTAGAGGCTGCAG GCATTGGTAAACTGTCGACTGCGGATGGTAAAGCGTTTGCAGATCCCGAAGTGCTGCGGAGGCTGACGTCCTCAGTGAGCTGTGCCCTGGACGAGGCGGCCGCCGCCCTGACGCGCATGAGAGCAGAGAACACGCTCAACGCCGGGCAGGCCGATAA CCGTAGTCTAGCGGAGGCGTGTTCGGACGGAGACGTGAATGCGGTGAGAAAGCTGCTAGACGAAGGCCGAAGCGTCAACGAACACacggaagagggagagagtctgTTGTGCCTAGCCTGCTCTGCTGGATACTATGAACTCGCTCAG GTGCTACTGGCGATGCATGCCAATGTGGAGGACCGGGGGATTAAAGGTGACATCACGCCCCTGATGGCGGCGGCAAGCGGAGGTTATGTTGACATCGTGAAGTTGCTCCTGGTCCACGGTGCTGACGTCAATGCTCAGTCTTCCaccg GGAACACAGCCCTGACGTATGCATGCGCCGGGGGGTTTGTAGATGTGGTGAAGGTTCTCCTAAAAGAGGGGGCCAACATCGAGGACCACAACGAGAACGGCCACACCCCCTTGATGGAGGCGGCCAGCGCGGGCCATGTAGAGGTGGCCAGGGTTCTGCTGGAGTACGGTGCCGGCATCAACACACACTCCAATGAGTTCAAGGAGAGCGCTCTCACATTGGCCTGCTACAAAG gTCATCTGGACATGGTGAGGTTTCTGCTGGAGGCTGGGGCTGATCAAGAGCATAAGACAGATGAGATGCACACAGCATTAATGGAAGCCTGCATG tcCCAGGACGGGCACGTGGAAGTGGCACGGCTGCTGTTGGACAGCGGGGCACAGGTGAACATGCCCGCTGACTCCTTCGAATCCCCCCTCACCCTGGCAGCCTGCGGTGGGCACGTAGAATTGGCAGCCCTGCTCATTGAAAGAGGAGCCAACCTAGAGGAG GTGAACGATGAGGGCTATACTCCTCTGATGGAAGCGGCCAGGGAAGGACATGAAGAGATGGTGGCTCTGCTACTGGCTCAAG GTGCTAACATCAACGCCCAGACCGAGGAGACCCAGGAAACAGCCCTGACTCTGGCCTGCTGTGGCGGCTTCCTGGAGGTGGCAGACTTCCTCATCAAAGCCGGGGCCGACATCGAGCTGGGCTGCTCCACGCCTCTAATGGAGGCCGCCCAGGAGGGCCACCTGGAGCTGGTGAAATACCTCCTGGCCGCTG GGGCCAACGTGCACGCCACCACAGCGACGGGAGACACAGCGCTGACGTACGCGTGTGAAAACGGACACACCGACGTGGCTGATGTCCTACTGCAGACCGGCGCCGACCtg GAGCATGAGTCTGAAGGAGGGAGGACTCCATTGATGAAGGCGGCCAGGGCGGGACACCTATGCACTGTGCAGTTCCTCATCAGCAAGG GTGCTAACGTGAACCGAGCGACAGCCAACAACGACCACACGGTGGTGTCTCTGGCCTGTGCTGGAGGACACCTGGCTGTCGTAGAGCTGCTCCTGGCCCATGGGGCCGaccccacacacagactcaaG GACGGCTCGACCATGCTGATTGAAGCTGCTAAGGGTGGCCACACCAACGTGGTGTCTTACCTGCTAGACTACCCAAACAACATCCTGTCTGTTCCAGCACCTGACCTCTCCCAGCTCACACCCCCGTCACAAGACCCCTCTCAG GTTCCTCGTGTCCCATTCCAGGCCCTGGCCATGGTTGTGCCCCCCCAGGAACCAGACAGAGCCCCCTCCAACATCACCACGCCACCACCACCTGTCTCCAGCAAAG GCTCATCCAAGCAGAGACAGGCAGCCCTTCCCCCCAGTCCCTCCAGCCCAGGCGGCGTGCGTGCCGGCCCGGGTCTCGGGGAGACAGAGACCCTGCCCCCCTTCCACCTGTGCCAGCCCCTGGAGTGTATCGTGGAGGAGACGGAAGGCAAGCTGAATGAGCTGGGCCAGAGGATCTCAGCCATAGAGAAGGCCCAGCTCCAGTCTCTGGAACTCATCCAGGGGGAGCCGCTCACCAAAGACAAGATCGAGGAGCTCAAGAAGAGCCGGGAAGAGCAG gtgcagaagaagaagaagatcTTGAAGGAGCTTCAGAAGGTGGAGCGCCAGCTGCAGTTGAAGACCCAGCAGCAGTTCACCAAAGAGTACCTGGAGGCCAAGGGTCTGAAGGAGGAGCACGAGGGAGGCCAGGGCCCGGGGCCGGGGTTGGGAGGGGCCAACGCCACCCCGTCCCGAGCCCTCACGGCACCATCAggggttaacacacacacactccttggGTCAGACGCGCGGTCTGATGAGGAGgggaacagagaggaggaggaggagccggctggggaggaggaggacgacgaaGAG GACGAGGATGACGAGGACGAAGACGACGACgaggatgaggatgatgatgaagacgaggtggaaggagaagaggaagattACGCCAAGCTCCCCCAGGTGGACACCATTCTCAAACTGGAAGGGCAGCccccctctgcctccccccAGACCCTGTCCTCCCCCCACAACCACCCCCCGCCCCCGCCACTCCAGACGGCCTTCGTGCCCATCCAGCCCCTGCCCGACTACAGCACGGTCCCGGTCGTCTACCCCTTACCTGGCAGTAGCAGCCCCGAGCTGCAGAGGCTGCTGGTGGGTCAGCAGATGCTGGGCCAGGGGCAGGGTCAGGGGTTAGGACCAGGGATGGTGGGACAGCCGGCCCCCGACGGTCTCATGGTGGCCACGCCCGCTCAGACGCTCACAGACACGCTGGATGACATCATGGCAG CAGCGGTGAGCAGCAGAGTGCCCATGCTGAACACACGGTCTTCCCCCACCCCACTGTCTGACCCCCTGTCACACAGCCCGTCCAACATGTCCTCGCCCCCCTCGGTACTGCCCCTCTACCCCTCCGTGGACATCGACGCGCAC ACGGAGAGTAACCATGACACGGCTCTGACGCTGGCTTGTGCCGGAGGACACGAGGAGCTGGTGTCTGTTCTCATCGCACGAGGAGCCAACATAGAACATCGTGACAAGAAGG GGTTCACCCCACTCATCTTGGCCGCGACAGCAGGACATGTGGGGGTTGTGGAGGTCCTACTGGATAAAGGGGGCGACATCGAGGCCCAGTCAGAGAGAACCAAAGACACGCCCCTCTCCCTTGCCTGCTCAGGGGGACGACAAGAG GTGGTGGAGTTGTTGCTATTGCGAGGAGCCAACAAGGAGCATCGTAATGTGTCTGACTACACTCCTCTGAGCCTAGCGGCATCAGGAGGTTATGTCAACATCATCAAGATCCTCCTCAACGCTGGAGCAGAGATCAACTCCAG CTCTCCGTCCGTCCCCCCCTCCAGGACGGGCAGTAAGCTGGGCATCTCTCCCCTGATGCTTGCGGCCATGAACGGCCACGTGCCAGCGGTCAAGCTTCTGTTGGACATGGGCTCTGACATAAACGCGCAGATCGAAACCAACAGGAACACGGCCCTGACTCTGGCCTGCTTCCAGGGACGGGCCGAGGTGGTCAGTCTGCTGCTAGACCGCAAGGCCAACGTGGAGCACAGAGCCAAG ACCGGGCTGACCCCCCTAATGGAAGCCGCGTCGGGGGGCTATGCGGAGGTGGGCCGGGTGTTGCTGGATAAAGGGGCCGACGTCAACGCCCCTCCTGTCCCGTCGTCCCGGGACACTGCTCTCACCATCGCAGCCGACAAGGGCCACTACAAGTTCTGTGAGCTGCTCATTAACCG AGGTGCTCACATTGACGTGCGTAATAAGAAAGGGAACACCCCTCTGTGGCTGGCCACTAACGGCGGCCATTTTGACGTAGTGCAACTGCTGGTGCAGGCCGGGGCCGATGTAGACGCCGCGGACAACCGCAAGATCACCCCTCTCATGGCGGCCTTCCGCAAG GGTCACGTGAAGGTGGTTCAGTACCTGGTGAAGGAGGTCAACCAGTTCCCCTCAGATATCGAGTGTATGAGATACATCGCTACCATTGCTGACaag GAGCTGCTGAAGAAGTGCCACCAGTGCATGGAGACCATCGTCAAAGCCAAAGACCAGCAGGCTGCCGAAGCCAACAAGAACGCCAGCATTCTCCTCAAGGAGCTGGACCTTGAGAAATCCAGAGAGGAGAGCAAGAAGCAGGCGCTCGCCGCCAAGAGGGAGAAACGCAAAGAGAAAcgcaagaagaagaaggaggagcagaagagaaagcaagaggaggaggaggagcaagaaCAGAaaaccgaggaggaggaggacagtgaAATGCAGGAGCAGAAGGAGGATGACGATTCTGCTGACG AAGCGGACCCCCCCATCGACCCCCCCAGtgccactaccaccaccacaatcGGTATCCCGGCAACCTCGGCCACCTTCAGCAGTGCTTTCGGTAAGAAAAGGGCCAGTGTTGCTCCGACGCCCAGCGCCAACCGCAAGAGCAAGAAGAACAAGACCAAGGAGTCGTCCCCCAGCGAACCAATCATACTGCAGGACCCACAG CAGGTGGTGCTGGCGCAGCACAAGGCCGACAAGAACAAGATCCAGGGCGAGCCTCGGGGCGGGGGCGGCGGGGTGATGGGGGGCGCCAGTGACTCAGACCCTCTGGACAGCACCGACTGTGCCAGCGAGAGCAGCAGCGGGGGCAAGAGCCAGGAGCTCAACTTCCTCCCGGACCTCCCCTCGTCATCCTCCTCCTACTCgtcctcttcctcgtcctcctcttcGTCCTCGGCCCCTTCTCACAGCCTGCAGCCGGGCCCAGAGAAGAGACACTGTCCTCAGTTACACCCAGGTCACCAAGTCACCGTCTCCATCTCCAAACCTACACAGAA AGCGCCGGACATTAGTGAGTTGACCCCCAGCAGCTCCCTGCCGTCGCCGTTCAAGAACATGTCTCTTCCCATCACCTCGCCCAACAGTAAGAGCCTCACCAGCCCCAAGAGGGGccagaagagagaggagggctgGAAGGAGGTGGTCAGACG gTCTAAGAAGCTGTCTGTGCCGGCCTCTGTGGTGTCACGGATCATGGGTAGGGGCGGCTGTAACATCACGGCTATCCAGGACGTGACGGGAGCACACATTGACGTGGACAAACAAAAAGACAAGAACGGGGAGAGGATGATCACCATCAG AGGTGGCACAGAGTCGACGCGGCACGCAGTCCAGCTGATCAATTCTCTGATCCAGGATCCCGCCAAGGAGCTAGAGGACCTGATCCCCAGGAACCACATCAGGGCCCCGGGCTCCAAGACCTCCTCAGCCCCCTTCCCCTCCTCCGCCGGGGTCAACTCGAACCCCGCTGTCGGTGCTAAGGCCTTGGCCTCCCTGGTCACCACCTCGGGAGTGTCCTTCccgtcgtcctcctcctcccaggCGGGGGGTAAGACTGGTAAGGGGCTGTCCTCTGGTGTGAGACAGCCCTTCCCCGTGTCCCTCCCCCTGGCCTACGCCCATCCTCAGCTAGCCCTCCTGGCCGCCCAGACCATGCACCAAATCCGACACCCCCGGCTGCCCATGGCCCAGTTCGGTGGGACCTTCTCACCGGCCCCCAGCACCTGGGGCCCGTTCCCGGTGCGGCCCGTGAGTCCCGGCAGCGCCAACGGATCCCCGAAGCACAGCGGTGGCAGTGGAGGCAGCCAGGCCAGGTCCAACACCTCGGGTCATAACGAGGCCGGTAACACCTCCACCACGGCCAGCGCCAGCGTCTCTAACAGTTACACGGCAACCGGCTCGCCCCACGCGCCTAACTCCCTGCCCGGCGCCCCCACTCCCTCCTCAGTCAGGAAACAGCTGTTCACCTCAGAACCCAAGCACGCGGGGGCCAACTCTGTGTCCGTGGTTACAGCCGCCGCTGTCAGCAGTAGTAGTCACACTGTGAGAGGTACGGGGTCTCCCGCCCACCAGCACACGGGCTTAACGTCTACCAATGCCCCTAACATTCTTGTTCAACCCCAGATGGCTCCGATCGCTCAGCCCCCCAAGTCGCCCCCGAAGTCGCCCCCCAGCGCCCCTTCGGCACCCCCAGCCAAGGAGAAGCTgcccccctccctcactcaGGAGGCCCAGCCGGTCAGCGACGGGGTTAGTTCAGGTTGCTTCAGCGCCCCCTCAATGACCCAAACCACCAAACCTGAGCCCcgccagcagcagcagcaccaACCCCCTCCTCCCCAAACCTCCTGCTCAgaaccccctcctcctctcgtCCCCTCACAGCCCAGCTCCCACCTCCCCCCGTCCTCCTCCGCCCCCTCGCACACGCACCCCAGCAGTACCGTACCCCACTTCTCGGCCCCCGCTCCCCGCGTCTCCCACCGCATGCAGCCCCCGACGGGCCCCTACTACCAGCACGCCGATCACCAGCAGCAGCAGTTCATATCCCACAACACGCAGCAGCAACAGCCCAAACAGAGCCCGCACCCCGCCCAGGCCCCCTCCATGCTCCCCCAGTCCTCCATGGGCCTGATGAATGGCTCTCAGATGCAGCAGGCCCACGGCGGAGCCAAGCCCCAGCCGATGCCACCCAACTTTGGCCCAGCGGCCCTCTTCAACCATTTCAGCAGCATGTTCGACAACAACAACCAG CCGGGTAACAACCAGGTTTGGGGTGCGTGCCACCTCCCTGCCCGGTCCCCCTCTGAGCAGCAGTACTCCTCCCCCCAGGCCTACATGGGCATGGGCCAGATGGATGGCATGATGGCGCCCCCACCCCCGGACGGCTCCAAGGCCCCTGGGTATCGCTCTGCCTCCCAGAGGATGGTCAACAGTCCTATCG CCCTGACCAGCTACGCCACCAGTATGTCAGGCAGTCAGGTCTACCTGCACGGTCCGGCGGCTGTGGGGACGCCCTCCTTCAGCCGACAACACTTCTCCCCTCACCCCTGGAGCGCTGCCACATCAG GTGAGTCCCAGGCGGTGCCCCCTCCCTCCACGGTGTCGTCGTCCGACCCCTCCGCCCCCACTCCCCACCAGGCCAAGCAGGGCCAGAGTCAGGGAAGCAGCCAGCAGGACAGGAAGGTGCCCCCTCCCATCGGAACAGAGAGACTGGCCAGGATCAGACAGACCACCGTcaaccctcctctcctccagacCTCCTACACTGCCCCTGTAGGGCAGGGAGGCATATGGTCCTTTGGAGTTGGCAGTGCCTCTG aaGCCATGTCAGGTTGGTCCCAGCCTCTGATGGGAAATCCCATGATTCACCCTGGGCTGCAGGCGGACCAGAACTTCTCCCAGCACCAGCCCATGGAGCAGGATGACACTGGCATCTCTAACCCGGCTAACAACTACCACCAGCAACACATCAACCACCCCAGCAACTACATGGACTTCCCCAAG GGAATGCCCATGTCCATGTACGGAGGGACCATGCTGCCGCCCCACCCCCCTATGGGAGAGGGTCCGGGGGGGCCCATGTTCAACGGCCTGCACACTGCCGACCCTGCCTGGAGCCCCATCATTAAGGTGGTCCCCAACAACACGGACAACACAGACCCACAGCAG GTGTGGCCTGGTACATGGGCTCCCCATGTGCACCTGAATCACGTCAACTAG